From one Amycolatopsis sp. FDAARGOS 1241 genomic stretch:
- a CDS encoding DoxX family protein, which translates to MKLFDRGRDHVLTLFRIVLGFLFFCHGASMVFGLWGHHAAPTGQWPGWWAALIQLVGGALVALGIGTRAAAVICSGSRAFAYFAVHAGSAVLPIENGGEQAAIFAWAFLLLAFTGGGTWSLADAFRRAPLPAS; encoded by the coding sequence GTGAAACTCTTCGACCGGGGGCGTGACCACGTCCTCACACTCTTCCGCATCGTGCTCGGGTTCCTGTTCTTCTGCCACGGCGCTTCGATGGTCTTCGGGCTGTGGGGCCACCACGCCGCACCGACCGGCCAGTGGCCCGGGTGGTGGGCAGCGCTGATCCAGCTCGTCGGCGGCGCGCTCGTCGCGCTGGGGATCGGCACGCGCGCCGCCGCCGTGATCTGCTCCGGTTCCAGGGCTTTCGCGTACTTCGCCGTGCACGCCGGCTCGGCCGTGCTGCCCATCGAGAACGGCGGCGAGCAGGCCGCGATCTTCGCGTGGGCGTTCCTGCTGCTCGCCTTCACCGGCGGCGGCACCTGGTCGCTCGCCGACGCCTTCCGCCGCGCGCCGCTGCCCGCGAGCTGA
- a CDS encoding phosphotransferase, with protein MRDGTLTGILDFGELCAGDPATDLAAAWVLLPDPTRFFTAYATDDATFRRARGWALLTASRLIAIGEAGPPGGKPSWAPAGRAALARIRA; from the coding sequence GTGCGCGACGGCACCCTCACCGGCATCCTCGACTTCGGCGAACTCTGCGCCGGCGACCCCGCGACCGACCTCGCCGCCGCCTGGGTCCTCCTCCCCGACCCGACGCGGTTCTTCACCGCGTACGCCACCGACGACGCGACCTTCCGGCGCGCCCGCGGCTGGGCCCTGCTGACCGCATCCCGCCTCATCGCCATCGGCGAAGCCGGCCCCCCGGGCGGCAAGCCGAGCTGGGCTCCGGCCGGCCGCGCGGCTTTGGCGCGGATTCGCGCCTGA
- a CDS encoding peptidylprolyl isomerase: MTESARKATLHTNQGDIHVNLLPDHAPKTVANFVGLATGSKEYTQPNAQGTNSGPFYDGSIFHRVIDGFMIQGGDPTGTGRGGPGYKFGDEFHPELQFNKPYLLAMANAGPGTNGSQFFITVAPTTHLNFRHTIFGEVADQDSRNVVDAIAHAATGPADRPLADVVIEKVTIEA, from the coding sequence GTGACTGAAAGCGCCCGCAAGGCCACCCTGCACACCAATCAGGGTGACATCCACGTGAACCTGCTCCCCGACCACGCGCCGAAGACGGTCGCGAACTTCGTCGGGCTCGCCACCGGCTCGAAGGAGTACACGCAGCCGAACGCGCAGGGGACGAACTCCGGCCCGTTCTACGACGGTTCGATCTTCCACCGCGTCATCGACGGCTTCATGATCCAGGGCGGCGACCCAACCGGCACCGGCCGCGGTGGGCCCGGGTACAAGTTCGGCGACGAGTTCCACCCCGAGCTGCAGTTCAACAAGCCGTACCTGCTGGCCATGGCCAACGCCGGGCCGGGCACCAACGGCTCGCAGTTCTTCATCACCGTCGCGCCCACGACGCACCTGAACTTCCGCCACACGATCTTCGGCGAGGTCGCGGACCAGGACTCCCGCAACGTCGTCGATGCCATCGCGCACGCGGCGACCGGCCCGGCGGACCGTCCGCTGGCCGACGTCGTCATCGAGAAGGTCACCATCGAGGCCTGA
- a CDS encoding pyridoxal 5'-phosphate synthase yields the protein MISLRGWQSFPEDLPSFDPDTAPDTPEDLFLEWLTEAGEHVLAPHAVTLSTVDEDGFPDARVVILKDVEPDGWAVATSSESPKGRQLAGDPRAALTFFWPGRGRQVRVRGTFRQATPEVSAADFLARPPASRVEAFIGHQSEVLPDPAKLTEAAEAAELWVAENPDTAPETWTRYLLTPTTVEFWQASHDRRHLRVRYHRDGGTWTHDRLWP from the coding sequence ATGATCTCCCTGCGCGGCTGGCAATCCTTCCCGGAAGACCTCCCGTCCTTCGACCCGGACACGGCCCCGGACACCCCGGAAGACTTGTTCCTCGAGTGGCTGACCGAGGCCGGCGAACACGTCCTCGCGCCCCACGCCGTCACCCTGTCCACAGTGGATGAGGACGGCTTCCCGGACGCCCGCGTGGTGATCCTCAAGGACGTGGAACCCGACGGCTGGGCGGTCGCCACCAGCTCCGAAAGCCCAAAGGGCCGGCAGCTCGCGGGCGACCCGCGCGCCGCCCTCACCTTCTTCTGGCCCGGCCGCGGCCGCCAGGTCCGCGTGCGGGGCACCTTCCGGCAGGCCACCCCCGAAGTCTCCGCGGCCGATTTCCTGGCCCGCCCGCCGGCCTCCCGCGTCGAGGCGTTCATCGGCCACCAGTCGGAAGTCCTCCCGGACCCCGCCAAACTCACCGAAGCCGCCGAGGCCGCGGAGCTCTGGGTCGCCGAAAATCCCGACACCGCCCCGGAAACCTGGACGCGCTACCTCCTGACGCCCACGACGGTCGAATTCTGGCAAGCCTCCCACGACCGCCGCCACCTGCGCGTGCGCTACCACCGCGACGGCGGCACCTGGACCCACGACCGCCTCTGGCCCTGA
- a CDS encoding DUF2020 domain-containing protein, with protein sequence MRRILALAPAVVLLAGCGAPTPITGTPQPEPPSAATSKAPAPGLPPDPQPAREAKCPYLSAETVQDANGQHVTTVRVSADEPHPACFFYRPDGGLQVTVQVYVGSQDVATKLVNRAAPVDTSNPASDPAGWKGGYQPTGDGVVYAVAKGGDAVIVTSNQKQSIKARTVAKKAIAALEL encoded by the coding sequence ATGCGACGAATCCTCGCTCTCGCGCCCGCCGTGGTGCTGCTCGCCGGCTGCGGCGCGCCGACCCCGATCACCGGGACGCCCCAGCCCGAACCCCCGTCCGCGGCGACGTCCAAGGCCCCGGCCCCCGGTCTCCCGCCTGACCCCCAGCCCGCGCGCGAAGCGAAGTGCCCATACCTCTCGGCCGAGACGGTGCAGGACGCGAACGGCCAGCACGTGACGACCGTGCGCGTGTCCGCCGACGAGCCGCACCCCGCGTGCTTCTTCTACCGGCCCGACGGTGGCCTGCAGGTGACCGTCCAGGTCTACGTGGGCAGCCAGGACGTCGCGACGAAGCTGGTCAACCGGGCCGCTCCCGTCGACACGTCGAACCCCGCGTCGGACCCCGCGGGCTGGAAGGGCGGCTACCAGCCGACCGGTGACGGAGTGGTGTACGCCGTCGCGAAGGGGGGCGACGCGGTCATCGTGACCAGTAACCAGAAGCAGAGCATCAAGGCACGCACAGTGGCGAAGAAGGCTATCGCGGCCCTCGAACTCTGA